CACTCGAACGGACCAAGGCGTTTGAGCCTGGGAGGATTCTTGGCGAGCGGCTCGCGCCCGACATGCTCACTTTCGGAGAACAGTTCTCCGTAGGCTGCAACAAGGTCGAGGCGCACATGGCGAAGTTGATGCAGCACGATCCGCCATCACCCAGTAACACCCCGATGATGTATCCGGCGTTGAAGGGGCGGCTCCTTGAGACTCGCGGTTTCCTGCAAAACGTGCAGCCGGACGAGATTTCCGGCGCCCAGTCCCACACATATGAGCTGACGCCGCCTATCGTGCGCGGGTGGTTCGGCGGCGAAGACTACATCCGGCACCTGGTGCTGCCCGACTTCTTCTTCCACATCTCGATTGCGCACGCGATCCTCCGGCACCTCGGAGCGAAGATCGGGAAGCGTGCCTACCTCGGCAACCTCACTCAGCAAAGCGGCGGTGACTACTCGTGAGTAGGCGGGCACGGTGCGCGGCACGAGTCCAGCGAAATCACTCCTCACCATAGAGTCGATAGACGATCGCTATTGCCACTCGCAGCGCGGCGTGACGCAGTAACTCGCCTTGATTTACAAATGGATTGAGGACTCGCACCGCGCCATTCCCCGTCGCCATGAAAACTATGCGCATCGGCTATTGGAAAAGTTCGTCCGGCGTTGCGATTAATAACTGCAACAGCATGCGTATCGTCGCCGAATCGCAGTTCGACCAACACGAACATGAGACCCTGATGTCCGAGTCCTATTCACTCCCTACTGAACCCGAAGGCATTGTCGCGTCGCTGGTTGAGCGATTTAACTCCGGCAAGGTCAGCGCGATGATGGGCTTGTATGCTCCGGAAGCCGTGTTCATCGCGAAAGACGGGCGAACCATCACTGATCACACCGAGATCGCCGCTGAACTCGAGCGCGATCTCAGCCTCGGCCTGCCGCTGGAGGCCAAGGCGCGCCACGTATTCGTCGGCGACGATATCGCCCAGATTGTGCTGGATTGGTCAATTGATGGCACAGGTCCCGACGGCAAGCACGTGCACCTTGGAGGCTCGGCAAGCGATATCGTGCGCCGCGGCGCGGATGGATGCTGGCGGTACCTGATCGACAATAGTCTTGGGACGGCGGTTCGACAGCCCGCCTGACATATGTGCGCCACGGCAGCTCTCAGCGATGGA
This genomic interval from Bradyrhizobium sp. NP1 contains the following:
- a CDS encoding DUF4440 domain-containing protein; protein product: MRIGYWKSSSGVAINNCNSMRIVAESQFDQHEHETLMSESYSLPTEPEGIVASLVERFNSGKVSAMMGLYAPEAVFIAKDGRTITDHTEIAAELERDLSLGLPLEAKARHVFVGDDIAQIVLDWSIDGTGPDGKHVHLGGSASDIVRRGADGCWRYLIDNSLGTAVRQPA
- a CDS encoding DUF1993 family protein; amino-acid sequence: MSFAVYDITVPVMVHGLNVMDDYLDHAQALERTKAFEPGRILGERLAPDMLTFGEQFSVGCNKVEAHMAKLMQHDPPSPSNTPMMYPALKGRLLETRGFLQNVQPDEISGAQSHTYELTPPIVRGWFGGEDYIRHLVLPDFFFHISIAHAILRHLGAKIGKRAYLGNLTQQSGGDYS